Proteins co-encoded in one Chryseobacterium foetidum genomic window:
- a CDS encoding Crp/Fnr family transcriptional regulator: MVISEDILFENGAEVRSYSENEIIFSEGTLTKKYFQILEETVKINNTFDDGKEFVHGFPFKGHCIGESYLYTDTPYGIGATALATSEIIILTKSQYYFTLIQKKPEIILDVNRYTAERLHFRYLISSFLSVKDPVIKIQKLLDHLKNYFGHTEPYSFQVPYTRYQLATLTGLRLETIIRIIKKMQSLKILKIEHSKIY, translated from the coding sequence ATGGTTATTTCGGAAGACATTTTATTTGAAAACGGAGCAGAGGTTAGATCTTATTCCGAAAATGAGATTATTTTTAGTGAAGGTACTCTGACAAAAAAATATTTTCAAATTCTGGAAGAAACTGTAAAAATTAATAATACCTTCGATGATGGAAAGGAATTTGTGCACGGATTTCCTTTTAAAGGTCATTGTATTGGAGAGTCATATTTGTATACTGATACACCATATGGAATTGGTGCAACAGCTTTGGCAACATCTGAAATCATAATCTTAACGAAATCGCAATATTATTTCACTTTGATACAAAAAAAACCTGAAATTATCTTAGATGTGAATCGCTATACTGCAGAACGTCTTCATTTCAGATATTTGATTTCCTCATTCTTAAGTGTTAAAGATCCGGTGATTAAAATTCAAAAACTACTTGATCATTTAAAGAATTATTTTGGTCATACAGAACCGTACAGTTTTCAAGTTCCTTATACCAGATATCAGCTGGCTACTCTTACAGGACTTAGGTTAGAAACTATAATTAGAATAATAAAGAAAATGCAGTCGTTAAAAATATTGAAAATTGAACACAGTAAAATTTACTAG
- a CDS encoding helix-turn-helix transcriptional regulator, with translation MNDNNTKRLSRLAAIITQLQTTRLVTATNLAERFSVSIRTIYRDIRALEQAGVPVLTEEGKGYYMMEGYRIPPLMFTENQANALILAEQLVLKNKDQSFVKDYCEAIDKIKAILRDSGKDKVNLLGERTRFAQNVNRERNSNNISELQYALTNFLLISIDYMNKEDLSSNRIVEPFALVSTTENWLLIAWCRLRKEFRYFRLDRISKMVVMTEKFEPHKMTLQEYFDKFN, from the coding sequence ATGAATGATAATAATACTAAGCGTCTTTCAAGGCTTGCAGCAATTATCACACAACTTCAGACAACAAGACTTGTAACAGCCACAAACCTTGCTGAAAGGTTTAGCGTAAGCATAAGAACAATTTACCGAGATATCAGAGCGTTGGAACAGGCTGGAGTTCCTGTATTGACTGAAGAGGGCAAAGGTTATTATATGATGGAAGGCTATAGGATTCCTCCTCTTATGTTCACAGAAAACCAAGCGAATGCACTAATTCTTGCTGAACAATTGGTGTTAAAAAACAAAGATCAATCTTTTGTCAAAGATTATTGTGAGGCAATTGATAAAATCAAAGCAATCTTAAGAGACTCTGGGAAAGATAAGGTTAATCTATTGGGTGAGCGAACACGCTTTGCTCAAAATGTCAACAGGGAACGGAATAGCAATAATATCTCTGAACTACAGTATGCATTAACTAATTTTTTGTTAATCAGTATTGACTACATGAACAAAGAGGATTTATCATCAAATCGTATCGTAGAGCCATTTGCCTTAGTCAGTACGACCGAAAACTGGCTGCTCATTGCGTGGTGCCGTTTAAGAAAAGAATTTAGGTATTTTCGTTTAGACAGAATATCAAAAATGGTTGTTATGACAGAGAAATTTGAGCCACACAAGATGACTTTGCAGGAATATTTTGATAAATTTAATTAA
- a CDS encoding response regulator transcription factor, with translation MREIFLVEDDQAIREVLEVFLSSENYSVKTFGNVEEFKSRDTDITPDLYLFDVMLPDGSGIELCQEIRSNQDNDGVPIIIMSAHAKLSELSNLCKPDDFISKPFDIDNLLSRIDRIIK, from the coding sequence ATGAGAGAAATATTTTTAGTCGAAGATGATCAGGCTATTAGGGAAGTGCTGGAGGTTTTTTTATCATCTGAGAATTATTCGGTAAAAACCTTCGGAAATGTCGAGGAATTTAAATCACGAGATACGGACATCACACCTGATCTCTACCTATTTGATGTTATGCTGCCAGATGGATCAGGTATAGAACTCTGCCAGGAGATAAGAAGCAATCAGGATAACGATGGAGTTCCCATTATCATAATGAGCGCTCATGCTAAACTAAGTGAATTGAGCAATCTGTGTAAGCCAGATGATTTTATTTCAAAACCTTTTGACATTGATAATCTGCTTTCAAGAATTGACAGAATCATAAAGTAG
- a CDS encoding Crp/Fnr family transcriptional regulator, producing MVINEKILLSYGAEYLDLQIGDSIFKEGETPYYYYQLVTGSIKLFNRLSLNKEIVLCFLKDGNCIGESYFFSTQLYTVNSEALQPSTIIRLKLSRLMMLLNECKECAENLFKSYCKSANYYNLMMKAISQKDPEIAVLAYFSYLKNENNNKVTLIPYTRKQIGSLTGLRTETVIRIVLRLEEKRLLGIIKGKIYF from the coding sequence ATGGTTATAAATGAAAAAATATTGTTATCGTATGGAGCAGAATATCTAGATCTCCAAATCGGAGATTCTATTTTCAAGGAGGGAGAAACACCTTATTACTACTATCAGTTAGTTACAGGATCTATAAAATTATTTAACAGATTAAGCCTAAACAAAGAAATTGTACTGTGTTTTTTAAAAGACGGTAATTGTATTGGAGAATCTTATTTCTTTTCAACACAGTTGTATACTGTGAATTCGGAAGCATTACAACCCAGTACCATAATCAGACTAAAACTAAGCAGACTGATGATGCTTTTAAACGAGTGCAAGGAATGTGCAGAAAATCTATTTAAATCTTACTGCAAATCTGCGAATTATTACAATTTAATGATGAAAGCTATTTCACAGAAAGATCCGGAAATTGCAGTCTTAGCATATTTTTCATATTTAAAAAACGAGAACAATAATAAAGTTACCTTGATCCCCTATACAAGAAAACAAATTGGTTCATTAACAGGTTTGAGAACAGAAACAGTTATTCGCATAGTACTGCGTCTGGAAGAGAAACGACTTTTGGGCATTATAAAAGGAAAAATTTATTTTTAA
- a CDS encoding alpha/beta hydrolase codes for MNNKLIKWSLAACALTLALSCSKKNESTHSFDPKSADSTNVSSLKPTGGAPGWGKTIKPEMQAVMEKLASYGDKPIETLTPEEARKNHTPTDAVMDLVKENNIAVPAPKVDTTGVNINVAGGKIHARIYTPKTGKASYPIIVYYHGGGFVIADLDVYNASAQGLAEQTESVVVSVAYRLAPENKFPTAHNDAFAAYEWVVKNAATIKGDAKKIAVVGESAGGNLAANVSIMARDKKIMIPLHQVLVYPIAQSHMNTASYTKYAAAKPLNKPMMEWFTKHYLNNMTEAKDPRISLVNANLAGLPPTTIITAEIDPLHDDGTMLAEKLSAAGVKVNSKNYDGVTHEFYGMAIVVPQAKEAQAYAAEQLTAALK; via the coding sequence ATGAACAACAAATTGATTAAATGGTCATTAGCAGCATGTGCGTTGACCCTTGCATTATCATGCTCAAAAAAAAATGAATCAACTCATTCATTCGATCCCAAGTCTGCAGATTCTACAAATGTTTCTTCATTGAAACCGACAGGAGGCGCACCCGGGTGGGGAAAAACAATCAAGCCCGAAATGCAGGCTGTCATGGAAAAGCTGGCAAGCTATGGCGACAAACCCATTGAAACCCTTACTCCGGAAGAAGCCCGAAAAAACCATACACCTACCGATGCGGTTATGGATCTGGTAAAAGAAAACAATATCGCAGTTCCAGCACCAAAGGTTGATACGACAGGAGTAAATATAAATGTTGCAGGAGGTAAAATTCACGCCAGAATTTATACTCCAAAAACCGGTAAAGCATCATACCCTATCATCGTTTACTACCATGGCGGAGGTTTCGTTATTGCAGATCTTGATGTATACAACGCGTCGGCGCAGGGATTGGCAGAACAAACAGAGTCAGTAGTGGTATCTGTTGCTTACCGTTTAGCTCCGGAAAATAAATTTCCTACAGCACATAATGATGCTTTTGCTGCTTATGAATGGGTAGTTAAAAATGCCGCGACAATTAAAGGTGATGCTAAAAAAATAGCAGTCGTCGGTGAAAGTGCCGGAGGAAATCTTGCCGCCAATGTTTCTATAATGGCCAGAGACAAAAAGATTATGATCCCTCTACATCAAGTTCTTGTCTATCCGATTGCACAGTCTCATATGAATACAGCGTCATATACCAAATATGCTGCTGCAAAACCTCTGAACAAACCCATGATGGAATGGTTCACAAAACATTACCTGAATAACATGACTGAAGCCAAAGATCCAAGAATTTCTCTCGTAAATGCTAATTTGGCAGGCCTTCCTCCAACAACGATTATTACTGCAGAAATCGATCCGTTGCATGACGACGGAACAATGTTGGCTGAAAAGCTTTCTGCTGCAGGAGTAAAGGTGAACAGCAAAAATTACGACGGTGTAACTCACGAATTCTACGGAATGGCCATAGTAGTACCTCAGGCAAAAGAAGCTCAGGCCTATGCTGCTGAACAACTGACAGCAGCTCTTAAATAA
- a CDS encoding cytochrome-c peroxidase, translating to MTNIDIKSIRGFSNPLWIFFFCAVVTFSSCSDDVIEPIEKDEAYNLQTPSGFPKMTFDVTGNPITINGIALGKKLFYEGKLSRNNTISCGFCHIQEYAFTHHGHNVSHGIDDRLGIRNAPPVQNMAFLSRFTWDGVGHSLDERSLVAITDINEMDSSLPEAVGKLSADSNYKKMFRAAFGDENITGERILKAISQFMATMVSADSKYDQVKKGQAVFTSEETQGSALFQDKCASCHSGELFTDESFRNTGMYYNSQYDDRGRYRVTLDWNENMKFRVPSLRNIKHTAPYMHDGRFYTLDAVMNFYSENVENQPNLDPLLKQNGHIGIPMNMQEKQYIIAFLKTLSDKNFITNPKFAE from the coding sequence ATGACTAATATAGATATCAAATCTATAAGAGGGTTTTCAAACCCTCTTTGGATTTTCTTTTTTTGTGCTGTTGTGACATTTTCCTCATGTTCAGATGACGTGATTGAACCGATCGAAAAAGATGAAGCTTACAATCTTCAAACGCCATCCGGTTTTCCTAAGATGACATTTGATGTGACAGGGAATCCTATTACCATTAATGGAATTGCTTTAGGAAAAAAACTGTTTTATGAAGGAAAACTATCAAGAAACAATACGATTTCATGTGGTTTCTGCCATATTCAGGAGTATGCGTTTACGCATCACGGTCATAACGTAAGTCATGGAATCGATGACAGACTGGGAATCAGAAATGCACCACCCGTTCAGAACATGGCATTTCTTTCACGCTTTACCTGGGACGGCGTAGGACACAGTTTGGATGAAAGATCTTTGGTTGCCATTACAGATATCAATGAAATGGACAGTTCACTTCCTGAAGCGGTTGGAAAACTAAGTGCAGATTCAAACTATAAAAAAATGTTTAGAGCTGCATTTGGTGACGAAAATATTACCGGAGAAAGAATATTGAAAGCTATTTCTCAATTTATGGCTACAATGGTTTCAGCAGATTCTAAATATGACCAGGTAAAAAAAGGACAGGCCGTATTTACAAGTGAAGAAACACAAGGTTCAGCATTATTTCAGGACAAATGCGCCTCTTGTCATAGCGGTGAACTCTTTACAGATGAAAGTTTCAGGAATACCGGAATGTACTACAACTCCCAATATGATGACAGAGGTAGATACAGGGTTACTTTAGACTGGAATGAAAATATGAAATTTAGAGTTCCGAGCCTTAGAAACATTAAACATACTGCTCCGTACATGCACGACGGTCGCTTTTATACACTTGATGCTGTCATGAATTTTTATTCGGAAAATGTTGAAAATCAACCGAATCTTGATCCTTTATTAAAACAAAACGGTCACATCGGTATACCAATGAACATGCAAGAAAAGCAATATATTATCGCTTTCTTAAAAACTTTAAGTGATAAAAACTTTATCACAAATCCAAAATTTGCAGAGTAA
- a CDS encoding MbnP family protein — protein MKIYKFLSLFFIAITILTVTSCRSDDDENNIADLTTGKLQVKFENGFNNLGNIVLNQTIQTSSNGQKHQFSTLKYVISNITLIDENGVEFKYNYNNPDKGAFIIDQAEAVAGINYINLTEIPKNNYKKIRIGLGVSQTAYLIGQDGQGIFWQKAKTAGMAWSWAAGYIFTKFEGKYGTSSPTTEFMNHCGNMGNVNANNTADLYREITLDLPTTARVTKEITPSIHILADLNQYLSGQTALSLDNTNNMAMGSNQYLVNVTNNITKMFKVDHVHND, from the coding sequence ATGAAAATTTACAAATTCTTATCCTTATTTTTTATCGCCATAACCATATTGACAGTAACCTCCTGTAGAAGCGATGATGATGAAAATAATATCGCAGACCTAACAACGGGGAAACTTCAGGTTAAATTTGAGAATGGTTTCAATAACTTAGGAAACATTGTTCTTAATCAAACAATACAAACTTCTTCCAACGGACAAAAGCACCAGTTTTCAACACTTAAGTATGTAATAAGTAACATCACGTTAATCGATGAGAACGGCGTTGAGTTCAAATACAACTATAACAATCCTGACAAAGGAGCATTTATTATCGATCAGGCGGAGGCAGTTGCAGGGATCAATTACATCAACCTTACAGAAATTCCGAAGAACAATTACAAAAAAATCAGAATTGGTTTAGGTGTAAGTCAAACCGCTTATCTGATCGGACAAGACGGACAAGGAATCTTTTGGCAAAAAGCTAAAACTGCCGGGATGGCTTGGTCTTGGGCTGCAGGATATATTTTTACTAAGTTTGAAGGAAAATATGGAACATCCTCTCCAACAACTGAATTTATGAACCACTGTGGGAATATGGGGAATGTAAACGCTAACAACACAGCGGATCTTTACCGTGAAATTACTCTTGATTTACCTACAACAGCAAGAGTAACAAAAGAGATTACGCCTTCAATCCATATTCTGGCAGACCTTAATCAATACCTAAGCGGTCAGACAGCATTGTCCTTGGATAATACCAACAATATGGCAATGGGGTCAAATCAATATTTGGTTAACGTTACCAACAACATTACCAAAATGTTTAAAGTAGATCACGTACACAATGACTAA
- a CDS encoding transporter translates to MTKLIFVLINLFIFTFFQARNESYSLYIPHEGVNGFTQYKYFCDACGCAAGNGSSGFESLLNPQFIGVKYFSQHYKAKENLFTDQLTQDQYFNTIQIWGKIPVTEKLSVYASIPYHFHNKKTIQGDIKIDGIGDANVMGIYKFVSSKDSAHELNGGIGVKVPIGKFDEKGITGTNPSFQLGTGSWDYQMVLNYRYQKNKVAVLFNTDYTIKTENKKHYQFGNQWNYSATGFYRIWQNENSVISGKLGLQGEVYDWNKQFREVMPRTAGSAIYGKLGFETSYKKFSLGSELMLPTYTNLASGDIEAKFRFSVFVNFGL, encoded by the coding sequence ATGACGAAGTTAATTTTTGTGCTTATCAATCTGTTTATATTCACATTCTTTCAGGCAAGAAATGAAAGTTACAGTTTATATATACCACATGAGGGAGTGAATGGTTTTACTCAGTATAAATATTTTTGTGATGCTTGTGGGTGTGCTGCCGGAAACGGGTCATCGGGTTTTGAATCCTTATTAAATCCTCAGTTCATTGGTGTCAAATACTTTAGTCAGCACTACAAGGCTAAAGAAAACCTCTTTACAGATCAACTGACCCAAGATCAGTATTTCAATACCATTCAGATTTGGGGAAAAATCCCTGTCACTGAAAAGCTGAGCGTTTACGCAAGTATTCCTTATCATTTCCACAATAAAAAAACCATACAGGGAGATATTAAAATTGATGGCATTGGTGATGCCAATGTGATGGGGATTTATAAATTTGTAAGTTCAAAAGACTCTGCTCATGAACTAAACGGAGGTATAGGTGTTAAGGTTCCTATTGGAAAATTTGATGAGAAAGGTATTACCGGAACCAATCCCAGTTTTCAGTTGGGTACTGGAAGCTGGGATTATCAGATGGTTTTGAATTACCGCTATCAAAAAAATAAAGTTGCTGTTCTTTTCAATACCGATTATACCATCAAGACTGAAAACAAAAAACATTATCAGTTCGGAAATCAATGGAATTACTCGGCAACCGGCTTTTACCGTATATGGCAGAATGAGAATAGCGTAATTTCCGGGAAACTGGGATTACAGGGAGAAGTTTATGACTGGAATAAACAATTTAGAGAAGTAATGCCTCGTACTGCGGGAAGCGCAATATATGGAAAGCTCGGTTTTGAAACATCTTACAAAAAATTCAGTTTGGGAAGTGAACTTATGCTTCCAACTTATACAAATCTAGCAAGTGGTGATATTGAAGCTAAATTTAGATTTAGTGTCTTTGTTAACTTTGGTTTGTAA
- a CDS encoding RidA family protein: MQKTSFDPWAWGKNTNSVQAVEVKQSEGTLYCSGQVAINSNGIPSSEDMRSQLVQTIANLEQLISKSGYECKNIVRLNVFTTNTNDFFNTCMDIYVPFLMKHGIQQATTLLEVKGLFATLTVELEATVVK; the protein is encoded by the coding sequence ATGCAGAAAACATCATTTGACCCTTGGGCTTGGGGTAAAAACACAAATTCAGTACAAGCGGTAGAAGTTAAGCAATCAGAAGGAACTTTGTATTGTTCGGGACAAGTAGCAATCAATTCGAATGGTATTCCTAGTTCTGAAGATATGAGAAGTCAGTTAGTACAGACAATTGCTAATTTGGAGCAGCTTATCAGTAAATCAGGTTATGAGTGTAAGAATATTGTTAGATTAAATGTTTTTACAACTAACACTAATGATTTTTTTAATACCTGTATGGACATTTATGTACCGTTTTTGATGAAACATGGTATACAGCAGGCAACGACATTACTGGAAGTAAAAGGTCTTTTTGCAACCTTGACCGTGGAGCTTGAAGCCACCGTAGTTAAGTAA
- a CDS encoding PAS domain-containing protein has translation MTNFFTALGTEALLEILKQSGDATAIYTGSDITIQLANDAMLSIWGKDQSVLRKPIAEALPELQGQPFPQLLKNVWDNGEMYQARDMPATLEINGKMVTSYFDFVYKPIMNDQGEVYCILHTTADVTDRVKAWQIVREKEEREQQVNEELAAANEEYHSTNEELNETNILLEETLRKLEYTENRMQELVRTTPVGLALLKGREMIVETANPQMLSIWGYSEKALLGKPLLEAFPLLKGQAFSDQLNLVYSSGQKVSVREIVYDSYLTDQPERRYIDITLQPLINDKLQVDSVIATLIDVTEKVKTRTELEDREIKLQEYTEELTVLNEEIQSSNEELGALNEEYMATNDQLELANEQIHLLNNQLRKENTDLLFDNQEIKDDLITSDNFNKFLEQRHNELLTLNNTILKLNEKLSDSETSFRNLIAQAPVAMMLVKGDDFVVTMINISMLKLIGKDASIVGKPLFDELPELKGQHAANMLVESYLKGVTRLDYSHPVTINRGGKSDSGFFNFTYTPYIENGKVTGVIDMAVEVTPQVLAIQEKEQTIAEKIALEETIRNSEQRLHGILETMAEGVGVTDATGQLVYANPMAQQILGLSESTIKDRKYDDPQWQNLRLDGSPLPSEEHPMSIMFATGKPVFDYEICVQPPDRERFYISINAAPIFDMEGNISGGIGTFMDVTTRRMITQGKDDFISIASHELKTPVTALKATIQLLQRSHEKLSGETRGRLLDQSHKSLEKLSHLISDLLDTSRIEQGHLKLEKNSFSISELFDDCCSGLVDSSSHEIILEGDTNQVVTADNQQIGQVMVNFINNAIKYAPDSAKIVIKAKKINDEEIKISVIDYGPGIPKEKLTHLFERYYRTNYQGQKFTGLGLGLFISANIIKNHGGKIGVDSEIGQGCEFWFTLPIEKYN, from the coding sequence ATGACTAATTTTTTTACTGCTTTGGGGACCGAAGCACTTCTTGAAATCCTGAAACAATCTGGTGATGCAACAGCTATTTATACAGGATCGGATATCACTATACAGCTGGCAAATGACGCAATGCTTAGTATTTGGGGTAAAGATCAGTCCGTTCTCAGAAAGCCGATTGCAGAAGCTTTGCCGGAGCTTCAGGGGCAGCCTTTTCCGCAACTTTTAAAAAATGTATGGGATAATGGAGAAATGTATCAAGCCAGGGATATGCCTGCAACACTCGAAATCAATGGCAAGATGGTTACATCTTATTTTGATTTTGTTTACAAACCTATAATGAATGATCAAGGTGAGGTTTACTGTATTCTCCACACTACTGCAGATGTTACCGACAGGGTGAAAGCCTGGCAGATTGTACGTGAAAAAGAGGAGCGTGAGCAGCAGGTCAACGAAGAGCTTGCTGCCGCAAATGAAGAGTATCATTCAACAAATGAAGAACTCAATGAGACAAACATTTTACTGGAAGAAACACTACGTAAGCTTGAATATACTGAAAACAGGATGCAGGAACTCGTACGAACAACACCGGTAGGTCTTGCATTACTGAAAGGCCGGGAGATGATTGTTGAAACTGCCAACCCTCAAATGCTGTCCATTTGGGGTTATTCTGAAAAGGCACTTCTTGGAAAACCTCTTCTTGAAGCTTTCCCATTGCTCAAAGGTCAGGCTTTTTCTGATCAGCTGAATCTGGTTTATTCGTCAGGGCAGAAGGTATCTGTCAGAGAAATAGTTTACGATTCGTACTTAACTGATCAGCCGGAAAGAAGATATATTGACATCACCTTACAACCATTGATCAATGATAAGCTTCAGGTTGATTCAGTAATTGCAACTCTGATAGATGTCACTGAAAAAGTAAAAACAAGAACAGAACTTGAAGACAGGGAAATTAAATTGCAGGAGTATACAGAAGAACTCACTGTTCTCAATGAGGAAATACAAAGCAGTAATGAAGAGCTGGGTGCACTGAATGAAGAATACATGGCAACTAATGATCAATTGGAATTGGCAAATGAACAAATTCATTTATTGAATAATCAGCTCCGGAAAGAAAACACTGATTTGCTATTTGACAATCAGGAAATTAAAGATGATCTAATAACTTCGGATAACTTTAATAAGTTTTTGGAACAAAGACATAATGAACTGCTTACACTAAATAATACTATTCTCAAACTGAATGAAAAACTTTCTGACAGTGAAACAAGTTTTAGGAATTTGATTGCTCAGGCTCCCGTTGCAATGATGCTTGTAAAGGGTGATGATTTTGTTGTTACGATGATAAATATTTCTATGCTCAAACTTATAGGCAAGGATGCATCAATAGTTGGAAAACCACTCTTTGATGAACTTCCTGAACTCAAGGGACAGCACGCAGCCAATATGCTGGTGGAATCTTATCTGAAAGGTGTAACCCGTTTGGATTATTCTCATCCTGTGACAATTAACCGGGGAGGAAAGTCAGATAGCGGTTTTTTTAATTTTACCTATACTCCGTACATAGAAAATGGTAAAGTTACAGGTGTTATTGATATGGCAGTGGAAGTAACGCCACAAGTGCTGGCAATACAGGAGAAAGAGCAAACTATAGCAGAAAAAATTGCTTTGGAAGAGACTATTAGAAACAGTGAACAACGCTTGCATGGGATTCTTGAAACCATGGCTGAAGGTGTGGGTGTGACAGATGCAACCGGTCAGCTGGTATATGCCAATCCGATGGCACAACAGATATTAGGTCTTAGTGAAAGTACAATTAAAGACAGAAAATATGATGATCCGCAATGGCAGAACCTAAGACTTGACGGTTCTCCTCTTCCTTCAGAGGAACATCCCATGTCTATAATGTTTGCTACGGGAAAACCTGTTTTCGATTACGAAATTTGTGTGCAGCCACCCGACAGGGAAAGATTTTATATATCAATTAATGCTGCACCGATATTTGACATGGAGGGAAATATTTCAGGAGGTATAGGGACATTTATGGATGTTACGACAAGAAGGATGATCACACAGGGGAAAGACGATTTTATTAGTATTGCAAGCCATGAATTGAAAACACCTGTTACTGCTTTAAAAGCTACCATTCAATTACTGCAGCGATCGCACGAAAAGCTTTCCGGAGAAACCAGAGGAAGGTTACTGGATCAGTCCCACAAAAGTTTAGAAAAATTATCGCATCTGATATCTGACCTGCTTGACACCAGCAGAATTGAACAGGGACATTTGAAACTGGAAAAAAACTCTTTTTCAATATCAGAATTGTTTGATGATTGTTGCTCAGGTCTGGTTGATAGTTCAAGTCATGAAATTATTTTGGAAGGTGATACAAATCAGGTTGTAACTGCGGACAATCAACAGATCGGACAAGTGATGGTGAACTTCATAAACAATGCTATCAAATATGCCCCTGACTCGGCAAAAATTGTTATAAAGGCTAAAAAAATTAATGATGAGGAAATAAAAATAAGCGTGATAGATTACGGGCCGGGAATTCCTAAAGAGAAACTGACCCATCTTTTTGAGCGTTATTACCGCACCAATTATCAGGGTCAAAAATTTACAGGTCTTGGCTTAGGTTTATTTATTAGTGCCAATATTATAAAAAATCATGGTGGGAAAATTGGAGTTGACAGTGAGATTGGTCAAGGTTGTGAATTTTGGTTTACTCTTCCTATTGAAAAATACAACTAA
- a CDS encoding SDR family oxidoreductase gives MENQITRRNAIGKIATTLAVVAVAPTSLAQSPSSKTKNAQSPDLTDPTKKYFKPPFKRQTQPFPGIGGKMTPVPDHGEKTYVGSGRLAGRKALITGGDSGIGRAAAIAYAREGADVAINYLPAEEEDAKEVIALIKKEGRKGIAIPGDIRTEEFCKKLVEKAVEQLEGLDILVNNAGHQKSKESILDISTEEFDWTIKTNMYAPFWITKAALPHMKPGSSIIGLSSVQAYDPSADLYDYAQTKAATTNYVKSLAKQLGPKGIRVNGVAPGPVWTPLQVSGGQTQENLEKFGGDTPLGRPGQPAELASIFVQLAANDASFATGQIYGSAGGNGQP, from the coding sequence ATGGAAAACCAAATTACAAGACGTAACGCTATTGGGAAAATAGCAACAACACTTGCTGTGGTCGCAGTTGCACCCACTAGCTTAGCACAGTCACCATCCTCAAAAACAAAAAATGCTCAATCTCCAGATCTTACTGATCCCACTAAAAAATATTTTAAGCCACCCTTTAAACGCCAAACCCAGCCATTCCCAGGAATAGGTGGTAAAATGACTCCTGTTCCGGATCACGGTGAAAAAACATATGTAGGTTCTGGGAGGCTAGCTGGAAGAAAAGCATTGATAACAGGAGGTGATTCCGGTATTGGCAGGGCAGCTGCAATTGCTTATGCAAGGGAAGGAGCTGATGTGGCAATCAACTATCTACCTGCAGAAGAGGAAGATGCTAAAGAAGTGATTGCACTTATTAAAAAAGAAGGTCGTAAAGGTATTGCAATTCCGGGAGACATAAGAACTGAAGAATTTTGCAAAAAATTAGTGGAAAAGGCTGTAGAACAACTAGAGGGATTAGATATATTGGTCAACAATGCGGGACATCAAAAAAGTAAAGAGTCAATATTGGATATATCCACAGAAGAATTTGACTGGACTATTAAAACAAATATGTACGCACCCTTTTGGATTACAAAGGCTGCCTTACCCCATATGAAACCAGGCTCAAGTATAATAGGGCTATCTTCAGTTCAGGCATACGATCCATCAGCAGATCTTTATGATTATGCTCAAACTAAGGCTGCAACAACAAACTATGTGAAATCGTTGGCTAAACAATTAGGACCAAAAGGAATTCGAGTAAATGGTGTTGCACCAGGACCTGTATGGACGCCTTTGCAGGTGAGCGGTGGACAAACTCAGGAAAATTTAGAAAAATTTGGTGGAGACACTCCATTAGGAAGGCCTGGTCAGCCTGCTGAACTTGCTTCTATTTTTGTGCAACTCGCAGCTAATGATGCTAGTTTTGCAACAGGACAGATTTATGGTTCGGCCGGGGGAAATGGTCAGCCTTAA